In the genome of Pseudomonas protegens, one region contains:
- a CDS encoding FAD/NAD(P)-binding protein, whose protein sequence is MSQSHTPQATPAHPDADILIVGGGLSGALLAAQLLRRPGRRRILVIEPRRELGRGEAYSAVELGHTLNGNAARMSVDPDNADDLTQWLTRHIAEGGWPESDRQHVPVSELFPPRGLFGVYVQQRLAEAQAQGRGQGSSLSHVQGEAVDLETGPDGVLLTLADGRQLRGARAVLATGMFPAARTPQTRSSGLNAAALDPWDVAAMARLDPGATVLIIGSGLTMVDAVVSLEQAGHRGPIEVFSRHGLLPHVRRQPPAWADFLAADLSLRSPRQLFRALRQQCRVAEAQGIDWQAPLDTVRAHIGRLWSQASEVQKRQFVRHVRPWWESHHHRSPPLSAELVARLQEQGRLRVHAACYQGLEPGADGRLTIRLRYRGSQDSVPVAGDALINSSGIEYDWRRVARPLPQQLLARGLVSPGPLALGISATAEGAVHDACGQASERLFAMGPPLRGLWWESTAVTDVALQAKALAARLARLL, encoded by the coding sequence ATGAGCCAGAGCCACACCCCACAGGCCACCCCGGCCCACCCTGATGCGGACATTCTGATTGTCGGCGGCGGCCTCAGCGGCGCCTTGCTGGCCGCGCAATTGCTGCGCCGGCCGGGGCGGCGACGGATCCTGGTGATCGAGCCACGCCGCGAACTGGGGCGGGGCGAGGCCTACAGCGCCGTGGAGCTGGGCCACACCCTGAACGGCAACGCGGCGCGCATGAGCGTCGACCCGGACAACGCCGACGACCTGACCCAATGGCTGACCCGGCACATTGCCGAGGGCGGCTGGCCCGAGTCGGACCGCCAGCATGTGCCGGTCAGCGAACTGTTTCCGCCCCGCGGGCTGTTTGGCGTCTATGTCCAGCAGCGGCTGGCCGAGGCGCAAGCCCAGGGCCGGGGGCAGGGTTCCTCGCTGAGCCATGTGCAGGGCGAAGCGGTGGACCTGGAAACCGGCCCTGACGGCGTGCTCCTGACCCTGGCTGATGGCCGGCAACTGCGCGGCGCGCGGGCGGTGCTGGCCACCGGCATGTTCCCGGCGGCGCGCACGCCGCAGACTCGCTCCAGCGGCCTCAACGCCGCCGCGCTGGACCCTTGGGACGTGGCCGCCATGGCCCGCCTCGATCCCGGGGCGACGGTGCTGATCATCGGCTCCGGGCTGACCATGGTGGACGCCGTGGTGTCCCTGGAGCAGGCCGGGCATCGCGGGCCGATCGAAGTGTTCTCCCGGCATGGGCTGCTGCCGCACGTGCGGCGCCAGCCGCCGGCCTGGGCGGATTTTCTCGCCGCCGACCTGAGCCTGCGCAGCCCCCGACAGTTGTTCCGGGCGCTGCGCCAGCAATGCCGCGTGGCCGAGGCTCAGGGCATCGACTGGCAGGCGCCGCTGGACACGGTGCGGGCCCATATCGGGCGCTTGTGGAGCCAGGCCAGCGAGGTGCAGAAACGCCAGTTCGTGCGTCATGTGCGGCCCTGGTGGGAGAGCCATCACCATCGCTCGCCGCCCTTGAGCGCGGAACTGGTGGCGCGCCTGCAAGAGCAAGGCCGGTTGCGGGTGCATGCCGCTTGCTACCAGGGGCTGGAGCCGGGCGCCGACGGCCGGCTGACGATCCGCCTGCGCTATCGCGGCAGCCAGGACAGCGTGCCCGTGGCGGGCGATGCCCTGATCAACTCCAGCGGCATCGAATACGACTGGCGCCGGGTGGCGCGGCCCTTGCCGCAGCAACTGCTGGCCCGCGGCCTAGTCAGCCCCGGGCCTCTGGCCCTGGGCATCAGCGCCACGGCGGAGGGTGCCGTGCACGATGCCTGTGGCCAGGCCTCCGAGCGCCTGTTCGCCATGGGCCCGCCGTTGCGCGGCCTGTGGTGGGAAAGCACCGCCGTCACCGACGTCGCCCTGCAAGCCAAGGCCCTGGCCGCGCGCCTGGCGAGATTGCTGTAG
- a CDS encoding 2-hydroxyacid dehydrogenase: MRATVLVLVENVNAYLPLLEQQGFHLILAPTAAERARAIQDHAGQIDAVLTRGPLGLTAAEIDALPRLQIICVIGAGYEQVDLQAASNRGIAVTNGAGVNASSVADHALALLLSLVRGIPQSDAAVRQGQWPKVLRPSVAGMRLGILGLGAVGQAIARRCALGFDMTVSYHSRQPRPDQPYRFCPSLLELARDSDVLVIATPGGAETRHLVDQPVLEALGAEGFLVNIARASVVDTNALLQALKQRRIAGAALDVFDDEPQVPDGFKGLDNVVLTPHVAGLSPQASRDTVDMVGQNLLAHFEGRPLLTPLHLPAPN; this comes from the coding sequence ATGCGTGCCACCGTCCTGGTCCTGGTTGAAAACGTCAACGCCTACCTGCCGCTGCTCGAACAGCAGGGCTTTCATCTGATCCTGGCGCCCACCGCCGCCGAACGGGCCCGGGCCATCCAGGACCACGCCGGGCAGATCGACGCCGTGCTGACCCGAGGCCCACTGGGGCTGACTGCGGCGGAAATCGACGCCCTGCCCCGGCTGCAGATCATCTGCGTGATCGGTGCCGGCTATGAGCAGGTGGACCTGCAAGCGGCGAGCAACCGCGGGATTGCCGTGACCAATGGCGCCGGGGTCAACGCCTCGTCGGTGGCCGATCATGCCCTGGCCCTGTTGCTGTCTCTGGTCCGGGGCATTCCCCAGTCCGATGCCGCCGTGCGCCAGGGGCAATGGCCAAAGGTCCTGCGCCCTTCCGTGGCCGGCATGCGCCTGGGCATCCTCGGGCTGGGCGCCGTGGGCCAGGCCATCGCCCGCCGCTGTGCCCTGGGGTTCGACATGACCGTGAGTTATCACAGCCGCCAGCCCCGGCCGGACCAGCCCTACCGCTTCTGCCCGAGCCTGCTGGAGCTGGCCCGGGACTCGGACGTCCTGGTGATCGCCACCCCCGGCGGCGCCGAGACCCGGCATCTGGTGGACCAGCCGGTATTGGAAGCCCTTGGCGCCGAAGGTTTCCTGGTGAACATCGCTCGTGCCAGCGTGGTGGACACCAACGCCCTGCTGCAGGCGCTGAAACAGCGGCGGATCGCCGGCGCGGCCCTGGACGTGTTCGATGACGAGCCGCAAGTACCGGACGGTTTCAAGGGCCTGGACAATGTGGTGCTGACCCCTCACGTCGCCGGCCTTTCGCCCCAGGCCAGCCGCGACACCGTGGACATGGTCGGCCAGAACCTGCTGGCCCACTTCGAGGGCCGGCCCCTGCTGACCCCACTTCACCTGCCGGCACCGAACTGA
- a CDS encoding branched-chain amino acid ABC transporter permease, whose translation MSIPLTQETAPLLLIRRRLPWGLIGLLLLAFGVVPLVGNDYWLNAILIPFLVLSLAGLGLNLLTGYTGQTSVGAAGFMAVGAFATYGFLLRLPELGLPLALLGGGLISAMVGWVFGLPSSRIKGFYLMVSTLAAQFFLEWLFVKFPWFYNYGSSGTISAPRLELFGHDLNHPLGRYLLTLVTVLLLTRVAQNLVHSQIGRNWMAIRDMDTAAAVIGIPVARYKRQAFAVSSFYLGIAGALWAFAYLGTASAGSFDINRSFQILFIIIIGGMGSIAGNFVGAAFISLLPIFLSHAGQWLLGGAVDAGQLQNLQKIIFGVLIILFLIKEPEGLIRLLSNLRERLRHWPLRF comes from the coding sequence ATGTCCATTCCCCTGACACAGGAAACGGCGCCGCTGCTGTTGATCCGCCGCCGTCTGCCCTGGGGCCTGATCGGCCTGTTGCTGCTGGCCTTTGGCGTGGTGCCGTTGGTTGGCAACGACTATTGGCTCAACGCCATTCTGATTCCCTTCCTGGTGCTGTCCCTGGCCGGGCTCGGGCTCAACCTGCTGACCGGCTACACCGGGCAGACCTCGGTGGGCGCCGCCGGCTTCATGGCGGTCGGGGCGTTTGCCACCTACGGTTTTCTGCTGCGCCTGCCGGAGCTGGGGCTGCCCCTGGCCCTGCTAGGCGGCGGCCTGATCAGCGCCATGGTGGGCTGGGTGTTCGGCTTGCCCAGCTCGCGGATCAAGGGCTTCTACCTGATGGTCAGCACCCTGGCGGCGCAGTTCTTTCTGGAGTGGCTGTTCGTCAAGTTTCCCTGGTTCTACAACTACGGCTCCTCGGGGACCATTTCCGCGCCGCGCCTGGAGCTGTTCGGCCATGATCTCAATCACCCCCTGGGTCGCTACCTGCTGACCCTGGTGACGGTGCTGCTGCTGACCCGGGTGGCGCAGAACCTGGTGCACAGCCAGATCGGCCGCAACTGGATGGCGATCCGCGACATGGACACCGCGGCCGCAGTGATCGGCATCCCGGTGGCCCGCTACAAGCGCCAGGCCTTTGCCGTCAGCTCGTTCTACCTGGGCATCGCCGGGGCGCTGTGGGCCTTTGCCTACCTGGGCACCGCCAGCGCCGGCAGCTTCGATATCAACCGTTCGTTCCAGATCCTCTTCATCATCATTATCGGTGGCATGGGCAGCATCGCCGGCAACTTCGTCGGCGCGGCCTTCATCAGCCTGCTGCCGATCTTCCTCAGTCATGCCGGGCAGTGGCTGCTGGGCGGGGCGGTGGACGCCGGGCAGTTGCAGAACCTGCAGAAAATCATCTTTGGCGTGCTGATCATCCTGTTCCTGATCAAGGAGCCCGAGGGCCTGATCCGCCTGCTGAGCAACCTGCGCGAACGCCTGCGGCACTGGCCGCTGCGCTTCTGA
- a CDS encoding phosphotransferase family protein, which translates to MALTDQSTRTRSGEELDANLIDPYLKAHIPGLSGTPRISQFPGGASNLTYLLEYPDQEFVLRRPPFGHKAKSAHDMGREFRILNQLRDGFPYCPKAYVHCTDESLIGAEFYVMERVKGIILRSDLPPELGLDASQTEALCKSFIDRLVELHRVDYNACGLGDLGRPEGYVQRQIKGWSERYEKALTPDAPHWDRVKAWLNDKMPADHPTSSIVHNDYRFDNVILDPHNPMQIIGVLDWELTTLGDPLMDLGNSLAYWIEAADPAPVQLMRRQPSNAPGMLTRQEFVDYYAERAGIQIGNFDFYYTYGLFRLAGIVQQIYYRFYHGQTQDKRFAQFIQMNKLLEQMSLQVIEKSSL; encoded by the coding sequence ATGGCGCTTACAGACCAGTCCACCCGTACTCGCTCCGGCGAGGAACTTGACGCCAACCTGATCGATCCGTACCTCAAGGCGCACATTCCGGGCCTGTCCGGCACGCCGCGGATCAGCCAGTTCCCGGGCGGGGCTTCGAACCTCACTTACCTGCTGGAATACCCTGACCAGGAATTCGTCCTGCGGCGCCCGCCCTTCGGTCACAAGGCCAAGTCGGCCCACGACATGGGCCGCGAGTTCCGCATTCTCAACCAGCTCAGGGACGGTTTCCCCTACTGCCCCAAGGCCTACGTGCACTGCACCGACGAGTCGCTGATCGGTGCCGAGTTCTACGTCATGGAACGGGTCAAGGGCATCATCCTGCGCTCGGACCTGCCGCCGGAGCTGGGCCTGGACGCCAGCCAGACCGAGGCCCTGTGCAAGAGCTTCATCGACCGTCTAGTGGAACTGCACCGGGTCGACTACAACGCCTGCGGCCTCGGCGACCTGGGCCGCCCCGAAGGCTATGTGCAGCGCCAGATCAAAGGCTGGAGCGAGCGCTACGAAAAGGCCCTGACCCCGGATGCACCGCACTGGGACAGGGTGAAGGCCTGGCTCAACGACAAGATGCCCGCCGACCACCCGACCTCGAGCATCGTGCACAACGACTACCGCTTCGACAACGTGATCCTCGACCCCCACAACCCGATGCAGATCATCGGCGTGCTGGACTGGGAACTGACCACCCTGGGCGATCCGCTGATGGACCTGGGCAACAGCCTGGCGTACTGGATCGAGGCCGCCGACCCGGCGCCGGTGCAACTGATGCGGCGCCAGCCGAGCAACGCGCCGGGCATGCTGACTCGCCAGGAATTCGTCGATTACTACGCCGAACGCGCCGGCATCCAGATCGGCAATTTCGACTTCTACTACACCTACGGCCTGTTCCGCCTGGCCGGCATCGTGCAGCAGATCTACTACCGCTTCTACCACGGCCAGACCCAGGACAAACGCTTCGCGCAGTTCATTCAGATGAACAAACTGCTGGAGCAGATGAGCCTGCAGGTCATCGAAAAATCCAGCCTCTGA
- a CDS encoding branched-chain amino acid ABC transporter permease — protein sequence MSFFLETLLGGLLAGTLYSLVAIGFVLIYKASGVFNFAQGAMLLFAALTFVSLQEQGLPFALALLLTVLVMIIGAWLIERLVLRPLVNRSQITLFMATLGLSFIIEGLAQGLMGSQVRALDLGIDDVPLFLGPLMLSQFDLIAAATALVLVTVLALLFNKTRIGISLRAVADDTTAALSIGINLNRIWQIVWAVAGVVGLVAGLLWGARQGVQFSLSLVVLKALPVLIIGGFTSIGGAIAGGLIVGAAENLAEVYIGPLIGGGISPWFAYVLALAFLYIRPAGLFGERAIERV from the coding sequence ATGAGCTTCTTCCTCGAAACCCTGCTCGGCGGCCTGCTGGCCGGCACCCTGTACTCCCTGGTGGCCATCGGCTTCGTACTGATCTACAAGGCCAGCGGCGTGTTCAACTTCGCCCAGGGCGCGATGCTGCTGTTCGCCGCCCTGACCTTCGTCAGCCTGCAGGAGCAGGGCCTGCCCTTTGCCCTGGCGCTGCTGCTGACGGTGCTGGTGATGATCATCGGCGCCTGGCTGATCGAGCGCCTGGTGCTGCGGCCCCTGGTCAACCGCTCGCAGATCACCCTGTTCATGGCCACCCTGGGCCTGTCGTTCATCATCGAGGGCCTGGCCCAGGGACTGATGGGTTCCCAGGTGCGCGCCCTGGACCTGGGGATCGATGATGTGCCGCTGTTTCTCGGGCCGCTGATGCTCAGCCAGTTCGACCTGATCGCTGCCGCGACCGCCCTGGTGCTGGTGACGGTGCTGGCGCTGCTGTTCAACAAGACCCGCATCGGCATCTCGCTGCGGGCGGTGGCCGACGACACCACGGCGGCGCTGTCCATCGGCATCAACCTCAACCGCATCTGGCAGATCGTCTGGGCCGTGGCCGGGGTGGTGGGGCTGGTGGCCGGGCTGCTCTGGGGCGCGCGCCAGGGGGTGCAGTTTTCCTTGTCGCTGGTGGTGCTCAAGGCGCTGCCGGTGCTGATCATCGGCGGCTTCACCTCCATCGGCGGGGCAATTGCCGGGGGCCTGATCGTCGGCGCCGCGGAGAACCTGGCGGAGGTCTACATCGGCCCGCTGATCGGCGGTGGCATCAGCCCCTGGTTCGCCTATGTCCTGGCCCTGGCCTTCCTCTACATCCGTCCCGCCGGCCTGTTCGGCGAGCGGGCCATCGAGCGAGTGTGA
- a CDS encoding cysteine hydrolase family protein, with amino-acid sequence MPLSNPKRALLVIDMQVGLFNGPDKPYKREQTLENINQLIRRARQAGAPIFAVRHTGPADSPIAAGSPLWQLLPTLEVDEELDCVLDKTRPSCFVGTGLAERLQEAQVKELVIVGMKTQYCVDATCRAACDLGFAALLVEDAHTCMDTPVLGAKKIIAHHNATLNGPFVRLIKTPDVTF; translated from the coding sequence ATGCCTTTATCCAACCCCAAGCGTGCCCTGCTGGTCATCGACATGCAGGTTGGCCTGTTCAACGGACCGGACAAGCCCTACAAGCGCGAACAGACCCTGGAAAACATCAATCAGCTGATCCGCCGCGCCCGCCAGGCCGGGGCGCCGATCTTCGCCGTGCGCCATACCGGCCCCGCCGATTCGCCGATTGCCGCCGGCAGCCCGCTCTGGCAACTGCTGCCGACCCTGGAAGTGGATGAAGAACTGGACTGCGTGCTGGACAAGACCCGCCCCAGCTGCTTTGTCGGCACCGGGCTGGCCGAGCGCCTGCAGGAAGCCCAGGTCAAGGAACTGGTGATCGTCGGCATGAAGACCCAGTACTGCGTCGACGCCACTTGCCGCGCCGCCTGCGACCTGGGCTTTGCCGCGCTGCTGGTGGAAGACGCCCACACCTGCATGGACACGCCCGTGCTGGGAGCGAAAAAAATCATCGCCCACCATAACGCCACCTTGAACGGCCCCTTCGTGCGGCTGATCAAGACCCCTGATGTGACCTTCTGA
- a CDS encoding ABC transporter ATP-binding protein — protein MSHAEPILQVSDISLSFKGVKAINRLSFQVRRGEICGLIGPNGAGKSSLLNLLNGVYRCDSGAMVFDRQSYSRIDPLSAARRGIGRTFQNNALFKKMSVIDNLLTGLSRHSRTYLIEQALGLPRARREAANFRQLAQGILQFLDLQALRDVPVGNLSYGLQKRVELGRALIAGPSLLLLDEPLAGMNAEEKQEMAGFIADINRDLGTSVVLIEHDMGVVMELCDHVVVLDYGRKVGDGTPAEVQANPEVIAAYLGVVHE, from the coding sequence ATGAGCCACGCCGAACCCATTCTGCAAGTCAGTGACATCTCTCTGTCGTTCAAGGGGGTCAAGGCCATCAACCGCCTGTCGTTCCAGGTGCGCCGTGGCGAAATCTGCGGGCTGATCGGACCCAACGGCGCCGGCAAGAGCTCGTTGCTCAACCTGCTCAACGGGGTCTATCGCTGCGACAGCGGGGCGATGGTCTTCGACCGCCAGAGCTATTCGCGCATCGACCCGCTGAGCGCCGCCCGCCGTGGCATCGGCCGGACGTTCCAGAACAATGCCCTGTTCAAGAAAATGAGCGTGATCGACAACCTGCTCACCGGCCTGTCGCGGCATTCGCGCACCTACCTGATCGAGCAGGCCCTGGGCTTGCCCCGGGCCCGGCGCGAGGCCGCGAACTTTCGCCAGCTGGCCCAGGGCATCTTGCAGTTTCTCGATTTGCAGGCGCTGCGCGACGTCCCGGTGGGCAACCTGTCCTACGGCCTGCAAAAGCGCGTGGAGCTGGGGCGGGCGCTGATCGCCGGGCCCAGCCTGCTGTTGCTGGACGAACCCCTGGCGGGGATGAACGCCGAGGAAAAACAGGAAATGGCCGGCTTCATCGCCGACATCAATCGCGACCTGGGCACCAGCGTGGTGCTGATCGAGCACGACATGGGGGTGGTCATGGAGCTGTGCGACCACGTGGTGGTCCTCGACTACGGACGCAAGGTGGGTGACGGCACGCCAGCCGAGGTCCAGGCCAATCCCGAGGTGATCGCCGCCTACCTGGGGGTGGTGCACGAATGA
- a CDS encoding Gfo/Idh/MocA family protein produces the protein MDELGIGLIGTGFMGRAHALAFRSVGAVFELPVRLHLAALADADAQRAEHCAGAWGFARAHRDWQDLIADPRVNLVAITTPNHLHFPMAMAALAAGKAVYCEKPLAVSVDEARQMHHAAQAAGVVTRVGYNYQHNPMIVLARQLIGQGQLGQLVSFQGEFSEDFMADPDSPWSWRCDPQHAGGALADLGSHLLAMARFLMGPVQAVCADVQTVHPQRPTHAGSQERRHIAVDDQAHALLRFANGARGSLSSSWIKHGYKNHLSFEISGTLGTLAFDQERLNELRLYRVGQKGFQRLLAGPELPGYAAFSPAPGHQLGYNELKTLEVHELIMALCGQGRDGTDFHEAWEVERLAAAIRTAAEEQRWVPLM, from the coding sequence ATGGACGAACTTGGCATTGGCCTGATCGGCACCGGTTTCATGGGCCGGGCGCACGCCCTGGCGTTTCGCAGCGTCGGCGCGGTGTTCGAATTGCCGGTGCGCCTGCACCTGGCGGCCCTGGCCGATGCCGATGCGCAGCGCGCCGAACACTGCGCCGGGGCCTGGGGCTTTGCCCGGGCCCACCGCGACTGGCAAGACCTGATCGCCGATCCCCGGGTCAATCTGGTGGCCATCACCACCCCCAACCATCTGCACTTCCCCATGGCCATGGCGGCATTGGCGGCGGGCAAGGCGGTGTACTGCGAAAAACCCCTGGCGGTCAGCGTCGACGAGGCCCGACAGATGCACCACGCGGCCCAGGCCGCCGGGGTGGTGACCCGGGTCGGCTACAACTACCAGCACAACCCGATGATCGTCCTCGCCCGGCAGCTGATCGGCCAGGGTCAGCTGGGGCAGCTGGTGAGCTTCCAGGGCGAGTTCAGCGAAGACTTCATGGCCGACCCGGATTCACCCTGGTCCTGGCGTTGCGACCCGCAGCACGCTGGCGGCGCCCTGGCCGACCTGGGCAGCCACCTGCTGGCCATGGCGCGCTTTCTCATGGGGCCGGTGCAGGCGGTGTGCGCCGACGTGCAGACGGTGCATCCGCAACGACCGACCCACGCCGGCAGCCAGGAACGGCGCCACATTGCCGTGGACGACCAGGCCCACGCCTTGTTGCGTTTCGCCAATGGCGCCCGGGGCAGCCTGAGCAGCAGCTGGATCAAGCACGGCTACAAGAACCACCTGAGCTTCGAGATCAGCGGCACCCTCGGCACCCTGGCCTTCGACCAGGAACGGCTCAACGAACTGCGTCTGTACCGGGTCGGGCAGAAAGGCTTCCAACGCCTGCTGGCCGGACCCGAGCTGCCCGGCTACGCCGCCTTCAGCCCGGCCCCCGGGCATCAACTGGGCTACAACGAACTCAAGACCCTGGAGGTTCACGAATTGATCATGGCCCTGTGCGGCCAGGGTCGCGATGGCACGGATTTCCACGAAGCCTGGGAAGTGGAACGCCTGGCGGCAGCGATCCGCACTGCCGCCGAGGAACAGCGCTGGGTCCCCCTCATGTAG
- a CDS encoding ABC transporter substrate-binding protein gives MRASLKASLAAAALLLSTALTPQAQAAPDQQFFPLATYRVGAYASSGVQVWAGMIDYLNYINQVEGGINGVKLVWQECETEWTAEKGIECYERFKKGLDGAPVAVYQPNGAPAAYALSERAEVDKIPLITLGYGRTEATDGTVFPYNFPVMLTFYSEASTLVNYIAQREGGFDKLKGKKIATLYHDSAYGRETLGPLKLLAEKYGFENIQIPVADPGNEQSAQWRQIRQQNPDWVFLRTWGVSTPVAVKTAARFGFPVDHIIGDIWASSSEDVLPAGVAAKGYLALTPYPAGSDFEIHKRLKQYILDTGKSDLKDLKNFGSVYYNSGLVNAAVAVEAIRTAQGKFGQRPLNGEEGRWGLEHLNIDDARLKAMGYLGLMQNLKLSCRDHEGGGAARVQQWDGANWTLISDWIAADRALLRPLIDDKAAAFAKEKQLTPRTCNGDD, from the coding sequence ATGCGTGCATCCTTGAAAGCTTCCCTGGCCGCTGCGGCGTTGCTGCTGTCGACGGCCCTGACACCGCAGGCCCAGGCCGCTCCGGACCAGCAGTTCTTCCCCCTGGCCACCTACCGGGTCGGCGCCTACGCCTCCAGCGGCGTGCAGGTCTGGGCCGGGATGATCGACTACCTGAACTACATCAATCAGGTCGAGGGCGGGATCAACGGGGTCAAGCTGGTGTGGCAGGAATGCGAGACCGAGTGGACCGCGGAGAAGGGCATCGAGTGCTACGAGCGCTTCAAGAAGGGCCTGGACGGCGCGCCGGTGGCGGTCTATCAGCCCAACGGCGCACCGGCGGCCTATGCCTTGAGCGAGCGCGCCGAGGTCGACAAGATCCCGCTCATTACCCTGGGCTACGGTCGCACCGAAGCCACCGATGGCACGGTGTTCCCCTACAACTTTCCGGTGATGCTGACCTTCTACAGCGAGGCCTCGACCCTGGTGAACTACATCGCCCAGCGCGAGGGCGGCTTCGACAAGCTCAAGGGCAAGAAGATCGCCACGCTCTATCACGACTCCGCCTATGGCCGGGAAACCCTCGGGCCGCTGAAGCTGCTGGCGGAAAAATACGGCTTCGAGAACATCCAGATTCCGGTGGCCGACCCGGGCAACGAGCAATCGGCGCAATGGCGGCAGATCCGCCAGCAGAATCCGGACTGGGTGTTCCTGCGTACCTGGGGCGTGTCGACCCCGGTGGCGGTGAAGACCGCGGCGCGCTTCGGCTTCCCGGTGGACCACATCATCGGCGACATCTGGGCCAGCTCCAGCGAGGACGTGCTGCCGGCCGGGGTCGCGGCCAAGGGCTACCTGGCGCTGACCCCGTACCCGGCAGGCAGCGACTTCGAGATCCACAAGCGCCTGAAGCAGTACATCCTCGATACCGGCAAGAGCGACCTCAAGGACCTGAAGAACTTCGGCAGCGTGTACTACAACTCCGGGCTGGTGAACGCCGCAGTGGCGGTGGAGGCGATCCGTACCGCCCAGGGCAAGTTCGGCCAGCGCCCGCTCAATGGTGAAGAGGGGCGCTGGGGCCTGGAGCACCTGAATATCGACGACGCCCGGCTCAAGGCCATGGGCTACCTGGGGCTGATGCAGAACCTCAAGCTGTCGTGCCGCGATCACGAAGGCGGCGGCGCGGCCCGGGTGCAGCAATGGGACGGGGCCAACTGGACCCTGATCAGCGACTGGATCGCCGCCGACCGCGCGCTGTTGCGGCCGCTGATCGACGACAAGGCCGCGGCCTTCGCCAAGGAAAAGCAACTGACGCCGCGTACCTGCAACGGGGATGACTGA
- a CDS encoding ABC transporter ATP-binding protein has protein sequence MSHSATASAAEHLLQVQDIEVIYDGAILGVAGVSLDVPQGAIVALLGANGAGKSTTLKAISGLGRAERAQLGRGSIRFAGQDLAGVDPSRRVRQGMVHVLEGRHVFGQLTVEDNLRSGGFVRGLGRRQLAEDLERIYHWFPRLLSKRKVRAGLTSGGEQQMLAIGRALMTHPTLVLLDEPSMGLAPIIVQEIFQIVAQLNREAGVSFLIAEQSINLALKYASHACLLDTGRVALSGTAEQLLARGDLQDFYLGKH, from the coding sequence ATGAGCCACAGCGCCACGGCCAGCGCGGCCGAGCACCTGCTGCAGGTGCAGGACATCGAGGTGATCTACGACGGCGCCATCCTCGGGGTGGCCGGGGTGTCCCTGGACGTGCCCCAGGGGGCGATCGTCGCCTTGCTGGGGGCCAATGGCGCCGGCAAGAGCACCACCCTCAAGGCCATCTCCGGCCTGGGCCGCGCCGAGCGGGCCCAGCTGGGGCGCGGCAGCATCCGCTTCGCCGGGCAGGACCTGGCCGGGGTCGACCCCAGCCGGCGGGTGCGCCAGGGCATGGTGCACGTGCTGGAGGGGCGGCATGTGTTCGGCCAGCTGACCGTGGAGGACAACCTGCGCAGCGGCGGCTTTGTCCGCGGGCTGGGGCGCCGGCAGCTGGCCGAGGACCTGGAGCGCATCTACCACTGGTTTCCGCGGCTGCTGAGCAAGCGCAAGGTGCGTGCCGGACTGACCTCGGGCGGCGAGCAGCAGATGCTGGCCATCGGCCGGGCGTTGATGACCCATCCTACTTTGGTACTGCTGGACGAACCTTCCATGGGCTTGGCGCCTATCATCGTCCAGGAGATTTTTCAGATCGTCGCCCAGCTCAATCGCGAGGCGGGGGTCAGTTTTCTGATCGCCGAACAAAGCATTAATCTGGCGCTCAAGTACGCGTCCCACGCCTGCCTGCTGGACACCGGGCGGGTGGCCCTGTCCGGCACCGCCGAGCAGTTGCTGGCCCGGGGCGATCTGCAGGATTTCTACCTGGGCAAACATTGA
- a CDS encoding SDR family oxidoreductase — MSKTQLFDLDGKIAFVSGASRGIGEAIAKLLAQQGAHVIVSSRKLDGCQHVADAIIADGGKATAMACHIGEMEQISQVFATIREQFGRLDILVNNAATNPQFCNVLDTDLGAFQKTVDVNIRGYFFMSVEAGKLMRDNGGGSIINVASINGVSPGVFQGIYSVTKAAVINMTKVFAKECAPFGIRCNALLPGLTDTKFASALVKNDAILKTALAQIPLKRVADPSEMAGAVLYLASDASSYTTGIALNVDGGFLS; from the coding sequence ATGTCCAAGACTCAGTTGTTCGACCTCGACGGCAAGATCGCTTTCGTTTCCGGCGCCAGCCGCGGTATCGGCGAGGCCATTGCCAAGCTCCTGGCCCAGCAAGGGGCCCATGTGATCGTGTCGAGCCGCAAGCTCGACGGCTGCCAGCACGTGGCCGACGCGATCATCGCCGACGGTGGCAAGGCCACGGCGATGGCCTGCCACATCGGTGAAATGGAGCAGATCAGCCAGGTCTTCGCCACCATCCGTGAACAGTTCGGGCGCCTGGACATCCTGGTCAACAACGCCGCCACCAACCCGCAGTTCTGCAACGTGCTGGACACTGACCTGGGGGCCTTCCAGAAGACCGTCGACGTCAACATCCGCGGCTACTTCTTCATGTCGGTGGAAGCCGGCAAGCTGATGCGCGACAACGGCGGCGGCAGCATCATCAACGTGGCCTCGATCAACGGCGTGTCGCCTGGGGTCTTCCAGGGCATCTACTCGGTGACCAAGGCCGCGGTGATCAACATGACCAAGGTCTTCGCCAAGGAATGCGCGCCGTTCGGCATCCGCTGCAACGCCCTGCTGCCGGGCCTGACCGACACCAAGTTCGCCTCGGCCCTGGTGAAGAACGACGCCATCCTCAAGACCGCCCTGGCACAGATCCCCCTCAAGCGCGTGGCCGACCCCAGCGAAATGGCCGGCGCGGTGCTGTACCTGGCCAGCGACGCCTCCAGCTACACCACGGGCATTGCGCTGAACGTGGACGGCGGCTTCCTCTCCTGA